One stretch of Psilocybe cubensis strain MGC-MH-2018 chromosome 6, whole genome shotgun sequence DNA includes these proteins:
- a CDS encoding Zinc finger CCHC domain-containing protein 10, translating into MSKYAPHGGRSSNQPRATANTVCQKCLGRGHYIYECKGNRPYVSRPSRTQQLENPRLLAKLKADGQPSVEVPEEFKKPAGTANKILEAKEKERLKEDSKEKGKEKAAASPSRKKRRRRSRSSSSSGSSDSDSDSESSSSSSSTSSSSSGSDSESSSGSESESSRSRERDRKRRVPRRRSNSVSDDSRGRKP; encoded by the exons ATGTCAAAATATGCTCCCCATGGCGGCCGTTCTTCCAACCAACCAAGAGCGACTGCAAATACCGTCTGTCAAAAGTGTTTGGGCCGAG GACATTACATCTACGAATGCAAGGGCAACCGGCCGTATGTCTCTCGGCCGTCTCGTACACAGCAACTCGAAAACCCCCGTTTGCTGGCCAAACTGAAGGCGGATGGGCAACCGTCCGTTGAAGTTCCTGAAGAATTTAAGAAACC CGCTGGCACAGCAAACAAGATTTTGGAGgccaaagaaaaggagagatTGAAGGAGGATagcaaagaaaagggaaaagaaaaagcagCGGCGAGTCCATCGcgaaaaaagagaaggagacg CTCACGCTCTTCTTCGAGCTCAGGGTCCTcggattctgattctgactCCGAAAGCAGCTCATCAAGTAGCTCGACCAGTTCGTCATCTTCTGGTTCCGATTCTGAGTCATCTTCAGGatcagaatcagagtcaTCCAGGTCGAGAGAAAGGGATCGAAAGCGCCGTGTCCCTCGCCGTCGAAGCAACTCAGTTTCCGACGACTCCCGCGGTCGAAAGCCTTGA
- a CDS encoding v-type proton ATPase 16 kDa proteolipid subunit 2, whose protein sequence is MSLCPPFAPFFGFAGVASAMVFSTIGAALGTSKSGIGIAGLGTFKPELIMKSLIPVVMSGIIAVYGLVVSVLIAGSLKHTEYSLFAGFTHLGAGVACGFTGLAAGYAIGFVGDSCVRAYVHESKVFVTMVLILIFAEVLGLYGLIVALIMNSKVTKSVCS, encoded by the exons ATGTCTCTCTGTCCACCATTTGCTCCTTTCTTTGGGTTTGCGGGTGTAGCATCAGCC ATGGTCTTCAGCA CCATTGGAGCTGCACTTGGGACTTCAAAGTCAGGCATTGGCATTGCAGGACTTGGAACGTTCAAACCTGAACTCATCATGAAG TCCCTCATTCCCGTCGTCATGTCGGGAATTATTGCTGTATATGGACTTGTGGTTTCCGTTCTTATTGCTGGGTCAT TAAAGCACACAGAGTACTCTCTGTTCGCCGGGTTTACCCACCTCGGGGCTGGCGTTGCCTGCGGTTTCACTGGTCTGGCAGCAGGATATGCCATTGGCTTCGTTGGGGACTCA TGCGTTCGCGCATATGTTCATGAATCCAAAGTCTTTGTGACGATGGTACTCATCCTAATTTTTGCCGAGGTTTTGGGTCTATACGG GCTCATTGTCGCTCTGATTATGAACAGCAAAGTGACCAAATCAGTATGCTCATAA